ATGGCCCAAAGCGCACGGATCGCGGCCGTCCTCGGCCCGACCAACACAGGCAAGACCCACTACGCCATCGAACGGATGCTGGCGCACAGGACCGGCATGATCGGCCTGCCGCTGCGCCTGCTCGCGCGCGAGGTCTACGACAAGGTCGTGGCGGCGCGCGGCCCCTCGGTGGCGGCGCTGGTCACCGGCGAGGAGCGCATCGTCCCGCCCCGCGCGCAGTACTGGATCTGCACCGTCGAGGCGATGCCCGAGGGCATGGGCTGCGATTTCGTGGCGATCGACGAGATCCAGCTCTGCGCCGATCCCGAGCGCGGCCATGTCTTCACCGACCGGCTGCTCAGGATGCGCGGCCTGCACGAGACGCTGTTCCTCGGCTCGGACACCATGCGCGGGCCGATCTCGCAGCTGGTCAAGGGCGTCGAGTTCATGCGCCGCGACCGGATGAGCCAGCTCTTCTACTCGGGCTCGAAGAAGATTTCCCGGATGCCGCCGCGCAGCGCCATCGTCGGCTTCTCGGTCGACAACGTCTATGCCATCGCCGAGCTGATCCGCCGCACCAAGGGCGGGGCGGCGGTGGTCATGGGAGCGCTCAGCCCGCGCACCCGCAACGCGCAGGTCGACCTCTACCAGAACGGCGACGTGGATTACCTCGTGGCCACCGACGCGATCGGCATGGGGCTCAACCTCGACGTCGATCACGTGGCGTTCTCCTCGCTGACCAAGTTCGACGGGCGGCGGATGCGCGAATTGCAGCCGAACGAGCTGGCGCAGATCGCCGGCCGCGCGGGGCGGGGGATGCGCGACGGCTCCTTCGGCACCACCGGCGAGGCCGGGCAGATCCCCGAGGAATGGGTCGAGGCGATCACCAGCCACAGCTTCACCCCGCTCAGGAAGCTCAACTGGCGCAATCCGCAGCTGAACTTCGGCTCGCCCGAGGCGCTGATCGACTCGCTCGAGCGCGCGCCGGACGACCCCAGCCTCGTCCGGGCGCGCGAGGCGGACGACCTGATGACGCTGAAATCGCTGAATTCACAGGCGGAGGTCCGCGCAAGGGCGTCGGATCCGGCCTCGGTCAAACTGCTTTGGGACGTCTGCCGTATTCCCGATTTCCGCGGGATCAGCCATAATGAGCACGCGGCGCTGCTGCAGGTGATCTACCAGCACCTGCACGAGCGCGGAGAAATCCCGCGCGACTTCATGGCGCGGCAGGTCAAGCGGATCGACCGGACCGACGGCGACATCGATACGTTGTCGAAACGTCTGGCATTTATCCGCACTTGGACTTACGTGGCGCAACGCAACGGTTGGGTCGATGACGAAAGCCATTGGCGCGAAGCAACCCGCGCGGTAGAAGATGCCCTGTCCGACGCGCTGCACGCGCGTCTCACGCAAAGATTTGTTGACCGGCGCACATCAGTGCTGATGCGGCGGTTGAAGCAGAAGGAGGCCCTCTTGGCCGAGGTGAACGAGAACGGAGAAGTGACCGTCGAAGGCGAATTCGTCGGTCGGCTCGAAGGGTTCCGCTTCCGGCAGGATGCCGGCGCGACGGGACAGGAAGCCAAGACGCTGAAATCGGCGTCGATGCAGGCGCTGGCGCCGCATTTCCACCTGCGGGCGGATCGCTTCTACAACGCGCCCGATACCGAGATCGACTTCACCGAGCAGGGTGGCCTCATGTGGGGCGACCAGGCCGTGGGCAAGCTGGTCAAGGGCGACGACCCCCTCAAACCGCGCATCGCGGTCTTCGTCGATGACGAGGCCGGCGCGGACGTGGCGCAGAAGGTCGAACGCCGTCTGCAGCATTTCATCGACCGCAAGGTCGCGGCGCTGTTCGAGCCCCTGCTCGCCATGCAGCGCGACGAGGCGCTGACCGGGCTCGCCCGCGGCTTCGCCTTCCGCCTGATCGAATCGATGGGCATCATCCCGCGCGGCCAGGTGGCCGACGAGGTGAAGCAGCTCGACCAGGACTCGCGCGGCGCGCTGCGCAAGCACGGCGTGCGTTTCGGCCAGTACACGATCTTCATGCCGCTGCTGCTCAAGCCCGCGCCGACGCGCCTGCGGCTGGTGCTGTGGTCGCTGTCGAACGATCTCGACACCTTCCCCGAGGCGCCGCCGCCGGGCCTGGTGACCGTGCCGAACATCCGCGAGGTGCCGATGGCGCATTACACCCTGTCGGGCTACCGCCCGGCCGGTGAGCGCGCGATCCGCATCGACATGCTCGAGCGTCTCGCCGACATGCTGCGCAGCGAGGACAGCCGCGGCGGCTTCGAGGCCAAGGCCGACATGCTGTCGATCACCGGCATGACGCTGGAGCAGTTCTCGGACCTGATGCAGGGCCTCGGCTACCGTGCCGAGAAGGGCGAGCGCAGCAAGGTGCGCGCGGCCGACAAGGTGCTGACCGAGAGCTCCGAGCCCTCGGGCATCCCGGGCGAGGACGAGCCGGTCTTCGACGCCGCGCAGGAAGAAGAGGCGACCCCCGCCGCGATGGCCGACCCGGCCGAAGCGCCCGAGGCCGCCGACCTGGTCGCCGGCTCCGAGGGCATCGACGACGAGGGCATCGCCCCGATCGCCGAGACCCCGGACGCGGTGGAGGTTGACGACAACATCCCCGAGGCCGATGACACCGACCTGCTGCCGGGCGATGCCCCGGACGCGGCGCTGGCCGGGCCCGAGACCGAGGTGTTCTACACCTTCACCTGGGCCGGCAACCGCGGCGCACGCGGCGGACGCCAGGGCGGCCGCGACGGCGCGCGTGACGGGGCCCGCGAGGGTGGCCGTGACGGCGGGCGCGAAGGTGGCCGCGAGGGCGGTCGCCAGGCACGCGGCGGCGGCAAGGGTGGTCCCAAGGCGGGCGGCGGCAAGCCGCGCGGCAAGGGCGGCCCCAAGGGTGGTGGCCCCAAGGGCGCTCCGAAAGGTCCCAAGACCTTCGAGTCCCGTCCCGAGAAGAAGGACCGGATCGATCCGGACAACCCCTTCGCGGCGGCACTCATGGGCTTCAAGGGCAAGTCCTGAGGCGCATCGCGCGTGGCTGAGCAGATCCAGAAGATCCGCATCGACAAGTGGCTCTGGCAGGCCCGCTTCTTCAAGACGCGGGGCCTGTCGGCCAAGGCGGTCTCGGCGGGTCTGCGGGTCAACGGTCTGAACGTCTCGAAACCGGCCTTCAACGTGGGGCCGGGGGACGTGCTGACCTTCAGCCAGGCGCGCCAGGTGCGCGTGATCAAGGTCGTGGCGCTGGGATTGCGCCGCGGCCCGGCGCCCGAGGCGCAGCAGCTCTACGAGGATCTTGATCCTCCGCAGCCCAGATCCGAGGACGACGTTCCGCCGGTGATGCGGCTGGAAGGCAATTCTCGTCCGACCAAGCGGGACCGCAGGAAACTCGATCTTGATCGCGGTCGGGCGCTTGAATGATCGCGTTTGCTGGTCTAGCTAAGCGCTTATCAGCCTTTGAGAGACAGCAATGACCTACGTCGTCACCGAGAATTGTATCGCCTGCAAATACACCGATTGCGTGGAAGTCTGCCCGGTGGACTGTTTCTACGAGGGCGAGAACACGCTGGTCATCCATCCCGACGAATGCATCGACTGCGGCGTCTGCGAGCCGGAATGCCCGGCTGACGCGATCCGCCCGGACACCGAGCCGGACATGGAGAAATGGGTCGAGTTCAACCGCAAGTACGCGGAACTCTGGCCGGTGATCATCACCAAGAAGGACCCGCTGCCCGGCGCCGAAGAGCGCGACGGCGAGGCCGACAAGCTGAACAAGTACTTCTCCGAAGCCCCCGGCGAGGGCGACTGAGACCACCCGGCGCGGGGCGCGATTCGTGCCCGCCGCGCCGGATCTCGCACCCGGGGGCGTGTTTTTCCCCGTAACATATTGGTTTAGAAAAACATCTTTCCGGCCCGGGCGCTCCTAGGAAAGACGTTCATTTTGTGCTATGTTCTGCGCCACTCATGTTGAAACCATGCACACATGGCCGGGTCGGTCTGCACCCCGGGGGTTAAGCTCGTCGCGTAAAACGGACGAACGGAATGCATCGCATCCCGTCCGTCTTTCTGTCGCGTGTGCTCAAGGTTTCGCTGCTAAGGACGCTGTTGGATGACCAAGACCAAGAAGAACGAATTCCGCCCGAATGATTACGTGGTCTACCCGGCCCATGGCGTGGGTCAGATCATGTCGATCGAAGAGCAGGAAATCGCCGGCATCAAGCTGGAGCTTTTCGTGATCTCCTTCGAAAAGGACAAGATGACGCTGCGGGTCCCGACCCACAAGGCGACCGAGATCGGCATGCGCTCGCTGTCCTCCCCGGACGTGGTGAGCCAGGCGATGAAGACTCTCAAGGGCAAGGCCAAGGTGAAACGCGCCATGTGGTCCCGCCGTGCCCAGGAATACGAACAGAAGATCAATTCCGGCGACCTGATCGCCATCGCGGAAGTGGTGCGCGACCTGCACCGCGCCGATGACCAGCGCGAGCAGAGCTATTCCGAGCGTCAGCTCTACGAAGCCGCGCTCGAGCGCCTGACCCGCGAAGTGGCCGCCGTGACCGGTGGCGACGAAGTGGCAGCCGCCCGCCAGGTGGACGAGGTGCTGGGCCTGCGCGCCGCCTGAGCGCGCCGCACCGGACCAACAGGAAAGGGCTGTCCCCGCGGGGACAGCCCTTTTTTCATGCCCGCTCGATGACGCGGGGCCGTGCTCAGTGCAGCTTCAGCTTGGGCCGGATGCGGCTCGAGGCGCCGCCGAGCAGGGCGCTCATCGTGGCGCGCCAGGGGCCCAGCACCGACTTGCGGTGCAGGAAGTGCAGCGAGCGGTAGGCGCGCCGCGCCAGCCAGCCCTCGATGGTGATCGTGCCGATCGCCTTGCCCATCAGCGAGCCCACCGCGCCCTCGTTGCTGATCGCCACCAGCGAGCCGTGGTCGGCATAGGAGAACTCCTTCAGCGGCTTGCCGGTGACCTGCGCCACGATCTGCCGCTCCATGAACTCGGCCTGCTGCGTGGCGACCTGCGCGCGCGGCGGCAGCGAGGTCTCCTTGGCCGGCCAGGGACAGTCGGCGCAGTCGCCGAGGGCGTAGATGTGATCGTCGGCAAGCGTCTGCAGGGTGGGGCGCACCCTCAGGCGGCCGAGGCTGCCGGTCTCGAACCCCTCGAGCTGGCCGATGACCTCGGGCGCGCGTACGCCTGCGGCCCAGACCGTCAGGTTCGAGGCAAGCTGCGTGCCGTCGCCGAAGACCACCGCGCCGGGCTCGATCCGGGCGACGCGGGCGCCGGTCATCACGTCGATGTGCAGCTCGCGCAGGTGGCGCGCAACCTTGGCCGAGATCGTCTCGGGCAGGGCGCTGAGGACGCGCGGGGAGGCCTCGATCAGGCGGATGCTCACCGCGTCGGGGCGGCGCACCTTGTGGATGCCGTTGCGGGCGAACTGCCCGGCGGCCTCGCGCAGCTCGGCGGCGAGTTCCACCCCGGTGGCACCGGCGCCGATGATGGTCAGTTCCAGCTTCTCGGTCTGCGGGCCGAGCGCGCCGGTCTGGAAGCGCAGGAAGAGGTTCAGCAGCTCGGCCTGCAGGCGCTTGGCCTGCGCGGGCGTGTCGAGCATCATGCAGTTCTCGGCGACGCCGGGGATGCCGAAGTCGTTCGAGCGGCTGCCGATCGCCAGCACGAGGATGTCGTAGGGCAGCGAGCGCTTCGGCGCGAGCGGGCGGTTGGCGGGGTCGTTCACCGCCTGCAGCTCCACCAGCCGCTTCTCGCGGTCGATGCCGGTGAACCGGCCGAGGCGGAAGTTGTACTCGTTGCGGTGCGAGTGCTCGAGAAGGCTGATCTCCTCGTCGAAGCCCTTGGTGCCGGCGGCGAACTCGTGCAGCGACGGCTTCCACATGTGCGAGAGGTTCTCGTCGACGAGGGTGATCTCGGCCTTGCCGGCATGGCCGAGGCGGCGGCTGAGGCGGGTCGCGAGGTTCAGCCCGGCGGTGCCGGCGCCGACGATGACGATCTGGGGGGGCTTGGTGGCTTGAGGCATGGTCGAGGCTATTCGCATCTGTCGGCCGGAGGGCGGGACGTGGCCGGCGCCGCATGCGCTCGGTCTTGGTCCACCTCCGGCGCGGCCCGATTAGCCCAATGCTGCAGGCGCAGCATGCGCGAAATGGCCGCGGGCAATGACAATGCCGCGAGCGGCGCGGCGGGTCGCGTGAGCTGCCTCAAATTTGGGCCAACATTCCGTGAAACAAGGCGATTTTCACGGTATTGCATGCCGCGGCATGCGGTCAGGCCGCGTCGTCCCGCTGCGCCTCGAGCGCGCTGAAGAGCGCCGTTTCGAGGTCCTTCTCCAGCTCCCGCGCGCGTTTCACGTAGGCCGGGTTCTGCGACGGAGGGGTGTTCGGGTCCCAGAGCGTCGCCAGCTCGCGCATGGTCTCGCGGTCGTGGTGGTAGAAGGTCTCCTCGGCGATCGCCGCCTCGTACTCGGTCAGCCCCACCTCCTCGAGCACGTAGCGCCCGGCGCGCAGCGAGCTGTCGAAGAGCTCGCGCACGATCTTGTCGGCCCCGGCCTGGTAGAGCTCGTAGACATGGGTGCGGTCGCGGGCGCGGGCGACGACGAAGATCTCGGGCCGGATGCGCTTGGCGAAGCGCACGAGCTTGGTGGTGGCCTTGGGATCGTCGAGCGCGGCGACCAGCACCTTGGCCTTGGAGATGCCCGCGGCGTGCAGCAGTTCGGGGCGGGTGGGGTCGCCGAAGAAGCCCTTCACCCCGAATTTGCGCATCAGCTCGATGGTCTGCATGTCGTGGTCGATGACCACCGTCTTGAAGCCCGAGCTCTGCACCAGCCGGTTGACGATCTGCCCGAAGCGCCCGATCCCGGCGAGGATGATCGGCCCCTCGCGGTCGATCTTGTCGTCCGGGCGCGCCTCGGCCTTGTCGTCGAACTTGGCCGAGAGCCTGTCGTAGAGGATGAAGAGCGCGGGGGTGATCAGCATCGACAGCGCCACCACCATCAGCAGGCGCTGGCCGAAGGCCTCGGTCATCACGTTCTGCTGCAGCGCGAAGGAGATCAGCACGAAGCCGAATTCGCCCGCCTGCGCCAGCGACAGGGTGAAGAGCATCCGGTCGCGCCCGTGCAGGTCGAAGAGCCCGCCCAGCAGGTAGAGGATCGCGCCCTTGACGAGGATGAGCCCGAGCGTGATGCCGAGCAGCAGGAAGGGCTCGCGCAGGAAGTCCTGCACGTTGAGCCCGGCGCCGACGGTGATGAAGAAGAGCCCCAGCAGCAGCCCCTTGAAGGGCTCGATGTCGCTCTCGAGCTGGTGGCGGAACTCGGAGTTGGCCAGCACCACCCCGGCAAGGAAGGTGCCGAGCGCGGGCGACAGGCCCACCAGCCCCATCAGGAAGGCGATGCCGACGACGATCAGCAGCGCGACGGCGGTGAACATCTCGGGCAGGTGCGACGAGTTGATGTGCCGGAAGAGCGGCCGCGCGCCGTAGATGCCCGCGACGATGATCAGCGCCACCGCCCCCAGCGTGACCAGCGCCACGGCCCAGCCGGGCAGGCCCGCGACCAGCGACATGCCGTGCCCGGCGCTGCCGTGGTCGGCCATCTGGATCGCGCCGTCGGGGCGGATCATCGCGACCAGCGGCGCGCCGAGCAGCGGCAGCAGGATCAGCATGGGGATCACCGCGATGTCCTGCGTCAGCAGCACCGAGAAGGCCGAGCGCCCGCCGGGGGTCTGCATCAGCCCCTTCTCCGAAAGCGTTTGCAGCACGATGGCGGTGGAGGAGAGGCAGAACACCATGCCCGCCGCCAGCGCCGGGCCCCAGTGGGTGCCGAAGGCCATGACGAAAGCGGTGATCGCCGCCATGGTCAGCAGGATCTGCAGCCCGCCAAGCCCGATCAGCCGGTGCCGCATGTCCCAGAGCGCCCGCGGCTCCAGCTCCAGCCCGATGATGAACAGCATCATCACCACGCCGAACTCGGCGAAGTGGCGCAGGTCGTCGGTGTGCGACACGAGGTGCAGCCCCGGCCCGATGAT
The Salipiger sp. H15 DNA segment above includes these coding regions:
- a CDS encoding helicase-related protein, producing MAQSARIAAVLGPTNTGKTHYAIERMLAHRTGMIGLPLRLLAREVYDKVVAARGPSVAALVTGEERIVPPRAQYWICTVEAMPEGMGCDFVAIDEIQLCADPERGHVFTDRLLRMRGLHETLFLGSDTMRGPISQLVKGVEFMRRDRMSQLFYSGSKKISRMPPRSAIVGFSVDNVYAIAELIRRTKGGAAVVMGALSPRTRNAQVDLYQNGDVDYLVATDAIGMGLNLDVDHVAFSSLTKFDGRRMRELQPNELAQIAGRAGRGMRDGSFGTTGEAGQIPEEWVEAITSHSFTPLRKLNWRNPQLNFGSPEALIDSLERAPDDPSLVRAREADDLMTLKSLNSQAEVRARASDPASVKLLWDVCRIPDFRGISHNEHAALLQVIYQHLHERGEIPRDFMARQVKRIDRTDGDIDTLSKRLAFIRTWTYVAQRNGWVDDESHWREATRAVEDALSDALHARLTQRFVDRRTSVLMRRLKQKEALLAEVNENGEVTVEGEFVGRLEGFRFRQDAGATGQEAKTLKSASMQALAPHFHLRADRFYNAPDTEIDFTEQGGLMWGDQAVGKLVKGDDPLKPRIAVFVDDEAGADVAQKVERRLQHFIDRKVAALFEPLLAMQRDEALTGLARGFAFRLIESMGIIPRGQVADEVKQLDQDSRGALRKHGVRFGQYTIFMPLLLKPAPTRLRLVLWSLSNDLDTFPEAPPPGLVTVPNIREVPMAHYTLSGYRPAGERAIRIDMLERLADMLRSEDSRGGFEAKADMLSITGMTLEQFSDLMQGLGYRAEKGERSKVRAADKVLTESSEPSGIPGEDEPVFDAAQEEEATPAAMADPAEAPEAADLVAGSEGIDDEGIAPIAETPDAVEVDDNIPEADDTDLLPGDAPDAALAGPETEVFYTFTWAGNRGARGGRQGGRDGARDGAREGGRDGGREGGREGGRQARGGGKGGPKAGGGKPRGKGGPKGGGPKGAPKGPKTFESRPEKKDRIDPDNPFAAALMGFKGKS
- a CDS encoding RNA-binding S4 domain-containing protein — encoded protein: MAEQIQKIRIDKWLWQARFFKTRGLSAKAVSAGLRVNGLNVSKPAFNVGPGDVLTFSQARQVRVIKVVALGLRRGPAPEAQQLYEDLDPPQPRSEDDVPPVMRLEGNSRPTKRDRRKLDLDRGRALE
- the fdxA gene encoding ferredoxin FdxA — protein: MTYVVTENCIACKYTDCVEVCPVDCFYEGENTLVIHPDECIDCGVCEPECPADAIRPDTEPDMEKWVEFNRKYAELWPVIITKKDPLPGAEERDGEADKLNKYFSEAPGEGD
- a CDS encoding CarD family transcriptional regulator — protein: MTKTKKNEFRPNDYVVYPAHGVGQIMSIEEQEIAGIKLELFVISFEKDKMTLRVPTHKATEIGMRSLSSPDVVSQAMKTLKGKAKVKRAMWSRRAQEYEQKINSGDLIAIAEVVRDLHRADDQREQSYSERQLYEAALERLTREVAAVTGGDEVAAARQVDEVLGLRAA
- a CDS encoding NAD(P)/FAD-dependent oxidoreductase — translated: MPQATKPPQIVIVGAGTAGLNLATRLSRRLGHAGKAEITLVDENLSHMWKPSLHEFAAGTKGFDEEISLLEHSHRNEYNFRLGRFTGIDREKRLVELQAVNDPANRPLAPKRSLPYDILVLAIGSRSNDFGIPGVAENCMMLDTPAQAKRLQAELLNLFLRFQTGALGPQTEKLELTIIGAGATGVELAAELREAAGQFARNGIHKVRRPDAVSIRLIEASPRVLSALPETISAKVARHLRELHIDVMTGARVARIEPGAVVFGDGTQLASNLTVWAAGVRAPEVIGQLEGFETGSLGRLRVRPTLQTLADDHIYALGDCADCPWPAKETSLPPRAQVATQQAEFMERQIVAQVTGKPLKEFSYADHGSLVAISNEGAVGSLMGKAIGTITIEGWLARRAYRSLHFLHRKSVLGPWRATMSALLGGASSRIRPKLKLH
- a CDS encoding monovalent cation:proton antiporter-2 (CPA2) family protein — its product is MESALFQASIYLAAAVIAVPIATRLGLGSVLGYLLAGIIIGPGLHLVSHTDDLRHFAEFGVVMMLFIIGLELEPRALWDMRHRLIGLGGLQILLTMAAITAFVMAFGTHWGPALAAGMVFCLSSTAIVLQTLSEKGLMQTPGGRSAFSVLLTQDIAVIPMLILLPLLGAPLVAMIRPDGAIQMADHGSAGHGMSLVAGLPGWAVALVTLGAVALIIVAGIYGARPLFRHINSSHLPEMFTAVALLIVVGIAFLMGLVGLSPALGTFLAGVVLANSEFRHQLESDIEPFKGLLLGLFFITVGAGLNVQDFLREPFLLLGITLGLILVKGAILYLLGGLFDLHGRDRMLFTLSLAQAGEFGFVLISFALQQNVMTEAFGQRLLMVVALSMLITPALFILYDRLSAKFDDKAEARPDDKIDREGPIILAGIGRFGQIVNRLVQSSGFKTVVIDHDMQTIELMRKFGVKGFFGDPTRPELLHAAGISKAKVLVAALDDPKATTKLVRFAKRIRPEIFVVARARDRTHVYELYQAGADKIVRELFDSSLRAGRYVLEEVGLTEYEAAIAEETFYHHDRETMRELATLWDPNTPPSQNPAYVKRARELEKDLETALFSALEAQRDDAA